A single region of the Hoeflea prorocentri genome encodes:
- the cysG gene encoding siroheme synthase CysG codes for MTYGNRKLSTFPAFFNVAEKKVAVFGNGEEAYAKTRLLANTAAAIAVYADHPEAAFADYLRKNAIARIAEAYDPAHLTHATLVFAATGEADLDARIVTDARAVKIPANAVDQPDYCDFLTPALVNRAPVAVAIGTEGAGPVLAQMIRARVDQMLSPTLGTLAGLAESYRGAVDMTLPRGATRRQFWRHFFSGRVRDDVEAGDLSAARKSANRLLHGTDKAEGYVWLVGAGPGAEDLLTLRAQRVLMEADVILYDALVPETIVDMGRRDAERISVGKRKGCHSKSQAEISALIVELAEKGKRVVRLKSGDPLVYGRAAEEMSALRDAGIAYEIVPGITSAFAAAADFELPLTLRGVASSMVFTTGHDLKGKVLPDWARLAVSGATIAVYMGRTVAASVAERLTAAGLATDTPVAIIENASQPNRTLMHSTLKELPAIEQLDDLNGPVMVIIGDAVAGANFTHSTPLSVATTKVAAA; via the coding sequence ATGACATACGGCAACCGCAAACTTTCGACCTTCCCGGCCTTCTTCAATGTGGCCGAAAAGAAGGTCGCCGTGTTCGGCAATGGCGAAGAAGCCTATGCCAAGACGCGGCTTCTCGCCAACACGGCTGCCGCGATTGCGGTCTATGCGGACCACCCCGAGGCGGCCTTTGCCGACTATCTGCGCAAGAACGCCATTGCGAGGATCGCCGAAGCCTACGATCCGGCACATCTCACCCACGCAACGCTGGTGTTTGCAGCAACCGGCGAGGCTGATCTTGACGCCCGCATCGTCACCGATGCGCGGGCTGTCAAAATCCCGGCCAACGCCGTCGATCAGCCTGATTATTGCGACTTCCTGACACCCGCCCTCGTCAACCGCGCACCGGTTGCGGTGGCGATCGGCACGGAAGGCGCGGGGCCAGTCCTTGCACAAATGATCCGCGCGCGGGTCGATCAGATGCTGTCGCCGACGCTTGGCACACTTGCGGGACTTGCCGAAAGCTATCGCGGGGCGGTCGACATGACCCTGCCGCGCGGCGCAACGCGTCGTCAGTTCTGGAGGCACTTCTTTTCCGGCCGCGTCCGCGACGATGTCGAGGCCGGTGATCTGTCAGCCGCCCGCAAGAGCGCCAATAGGCTCCTGCATGGCACAGACAAAGCCGAAGGTTATGTCTGGCTTGTCGGAGCCGGCCCCGGCGCTGAAGATCTCCTGACCCTGCGCGCCCAGCGTGTCCTCATGGAAGCCGACGTTATCCTCTATGACGCATTGGTGCCTGAAACAATTGTCGATATGGGCCGGCGCGATGCCGAGCGCATCTCGGTCGGCAAACGCAAGGGCTGCCATTCCAAGTCTCAAGCCGAAATCAGTGCGCTGATTGTCGAACTCGCCGAAAAGGGCAAGCGCGTCGTGCGCCTCAAATCCGGCGATCCGCTGGTTTACGGCCGTGCGGCCGAGGAAATGTCGGCGCTGCGCGATGCGGGCATTGCCTATGAGATCGTTCCCGGCATCACCTCGGCCTTTGCCGCCGCTGCCGATTTCGAACTGCCACTGACCTTGCGCGGCGTTGCATCATCCATGGTGTTCACCACCGGGCACGACCTGAAAGGCAAGGTTCTTCCAGACTGGGCGCGGCTTGCCGTTTCCGGTGCGACAATCGCCGTCTATATGGGCAGAACGGTCGCTGCATCCGTTGCCGAACGTCTGACGGCAGCCGGATTGGCGACTGACACGCCCGTGGCGATCATAGAAAACGCCAGCCAGCCAAACCGGACATTGATGCATTCCACGCTGAAGGAACTGCCGGCCATCGAGCAACTAGATGACCTCAACGGCCCGGTGATGGTGATCATCGGCGATGCAGTCGCCGGCGCCAACTTTACCCATTCCACCCCGCTCTCAGTGGCAACGACAAAAGTCGCCGCTGCCTGA
- a CDS encoding nitrite/sulfite reductase, whose protein sequence is MYRYDEFDHDFVRQRVGQYRDQVERRLSGEIDETAFKPLRLMNGVYLQLHAYMLRVAIPYGTLNSRQMRRLARIARDYDKGYGHFTTRQNIQYNWPKLSDTPAILEELAEVEMHAIQTSGNCIRNVSADHFAGAAADEVADPRPYAEILRQWSSNHPEYSFLPRKFKIAVTGAERDRAAIQVHDIGLHLKRNEAGELGFAVFVGGGQGRTPMIAKKIRDFLPEADLLSYTTAIMRVYNLHGRRDNKYKARIKILVHETGEEDFTRQVEAEWEKLKATELKLPADDLAAIASYFAPPELQDRPEGWAQIAGAKKSDPNFAAWVHQNVTPHHHPDYGVVTISLKPIGGIPGDATDSQMEVVADLAEKFGHDEIRVSHEQNLVLPHVALADLEHVYRVLLEAELATANAGLVTDIIACPGLDYCALANARSIPVAQEISERFGSQKRQQEIGELKIKISGCINACGHHHVGHIGILGVEKKGAELYQITLGGSGDENTSVGQIIGRGFEPEKVTDAVETVVETYLGLRENPEETFLEAYRRVGPAPFKEALYGEASKAA, encoded by the coding sequence ATGTACCGCTATGATGAGTTCGATCATGATTTTGTCCGCCAGCGCGTCGGACAGTATCGCGACCAGGTCGAGCGCCGCCTGTCAGGCGAGATCGACGAAACGGCGTTCAAACCTCTGCGCCTGATGAATGGGGTCTACCTGCAACTTCATGCCTATATGCTGCGTGTTGCCATCCCCTACGGCACACTCAACAGCCGCCAGATGCGCCGTCTTGCGCGCATCGCCCGCGACTACGACAAGGGCTACGGTCACTTCACCACGCGCCAGAACATCCAGTACAACTGGCCGAAGCTTTCCGACACGCCGGCCATCCTGGAAGAGTTGGCAGAGGTCGAGATGCACGCCATCCAAACCTCCGGCAACTGCATTCGAAACGTGTCCGCCGATCATTTTGCCGGTGCCGCCGCCGATGAAGTCGCCGACCCGCGTCCCTATGCGGAAATCCTGCGCCAGTGGTCGTCCAACCACCCGGAATATTCGTTCCTGCCGCGCAAGTTCAAAATCGCAGTGACCGGCGCAGAGCGCGACCGGGCGGCCATCCAGGTTCATGACATCGGTTTGCACCTGAAGCGCAACGAGGCCGGCGAACTCGGTTTTGCCGTCTTTGTCGGCGGCGGCCAGGGCCGCACGCCGATGATCGCCAAGAAAATCCGCGATTTCCTGCCGGAAGCCGACCTCCTGTCCTATACGACCGCCATCATGCGCGTTTACAACCTGCACGGCCGCCGCGACAACAAGTACAAGGCCCGCATCAAGATCCTCGTGCACGAGACCGGCGAGGAAGACTTTACCCGCCAGGTCGAGGCCGAGTGGGAAAAGCTCAAAGCCACGGAACTGAAGCTTCCAGCCGACGATCTTGCCGCGATTGCGAGCTACTTCGCGCCGCCGGAACTTCAGGACAGGCCCGAAGGCTGGGCCCAGATTGCCGGCGCCAAGAAGTCCGACCCGAATTTCGCGGCCTGGGTTCACCAGAACGTCACGCCGCACCACCACCCCGACTACGGCGTCGTCACGATTTCGCTGAAACCGATCGGCGGCATTCCCGGCGATGCCACCGACAGCCAGATGGAAGTGGTCGCCGATCTTGCCGAGAAGTTCGGCCATGACGAAATCCGCGTCTCGCACGAACAGAACCTCGTGCTGCCGCATGTCGCGCTGGCCGATCTGGAGCACGTCTACCGCGTTCTGCTGGAAGCCGAGCTGGCAACAGCCAATGCCGGCCTCGTCACGGACATCATAGCCTGCCCGGGGCTTGATTACTGTGCCCTGGCTAATGCCCGCTCGATCCCGGTCGCGCAGGAAATTTCCGAGCGTTTTGGCTCACAGAAACGCCAGCAGGAAATCGGTGAGCTGAAGATCAAGATCTCCGGTTGCATCAATGCCTGCGGTCACCACCATGTCGGCCATATCGGCATTCTCGGCGTCGAAAAGAAAGGCGCGGAACTCTACCAGATTACTCTGGGCGGATCAGGTGATGAAAACACATCGGTCGGCCAGATCATCGGCCGCGGCTTCGAGCCGGAAAAGGTGACCGATGCGGTGGAGACGGTTGTCGAGACTTATCTCGGCCTGCGCGAAAATCCGGAAGAAACGTTCCTTGAAGCTTATCGCCGGGTTGGACCCGCACCCTTCAAGGAGGCACTCTACGGCGAAGCCTCCAAAGCCGCCTGA
- the cysN gene encoding sulfate adenylyltransferase subunit CysN, which yields MTANADIAARSEIEPAARNARPLRLITCGSVDDGKSTLIGRLLWDTKAVKDDQADALERDNRNQQNELGLPDFALLLDGLQAEREQGITIDVAYRYFSTGNRSFIVADTPGHEQYTRNMATGASTADLAVLLVDARAGLLEQTRRHATIAMLMGIRQFVLAVNKIDLVDYDQARFDGIASEFRRFALSLGVTDVTAIPMSALLGENVVLSGAQSMPWYSGPTLVSVLELATQRSAQTVGFRLPVQRVSRPNEGFRGYQGTVAGGSVKPGDSVVVLPAGTVANVKQIVTFDLVRNAAVAGDAITLVLDRPVDVARGDMIASIDAAPSVGRAFEAKLVALSATPIVAGKRYWLKSSSRRQRVRVRPKSRLDLHTGLWDEAESLPLNAIGTVHLDFDEDAMFDAYETNRNTGAFILIDAETNNTVAGGMIVERRIDVGGISGGSDRDHVVLSMPADVADRLMAGDLFNRLRDQIDVRRTGAAKAATALHDLD from the coding sequence ATGACCGCCAATGCCGACATTGCCGCCCGTTCTGAAATCGAACCGGCGGCGCGCAATGCGAGGCCGTTGCGGCTCATTACCTGCGGCAGCGTCGATGACGGGAAGTCGACCCTGATCGGCCGTCTGCTGTGGGATACAAAAGCCGTCAAGGACGATCAGGCCGACGCACTCGAACGCGACAACCGCAACCAGCAGAACGAACTCGGCCTTCCGGATTTCGCCCTGCTGCTCGACGGCCTTCAGGCAGAACGCGAACAGGGCATCACCATCGACGTCGCTTATCGTTATTTCTCGACCGGCAACCGGTCATTCATTGTCGCCGATACCCCCGGCCATGAGCAGTACACACGCAATATGGCGACCGGTGCCTCCACGGCCGATCTCGCGGTGCTGCTTGTGGATGCACGAGCGGGCCTTCTTGAGCAAACGCGGCGTCACGCGACCATTGCGATGCTGATGGGTATTCGACAGTTCGTGCTTGCGGTCAACAAGATCGACCTTGTGGACTATGATCAGGCCCGGTTTGACGGGATCGCTTCAGAGTTTCGCCGGTTTGCACTCTCGCTCGGGGTGACCGATGTTACGGCCATTCCGATGTCGGCGCTCCTTGGTGAAAATGTGGTGCTGAGCGGCGCTCAATCGATGCCCTGGTATAGCGGCCCGACGCTTGTCAGCGTTCTGGAACTGGCGACACAAAGGAGCGCGCAAACGGTGGGGTTCCGGCTGCCGGTCCAGCGCGTCAGCCGGCCGAACGAGGGTTTTCGCGGTTATCAGGGAACGGTTGCGGGCGGATCGGTCAAGCCCGGCGACAGCGTTGTAGTCCTGCCGGCAGGTACAGTCGCCAATGTCAAACAGATCGTTACATTCGATCTTGTGCGCAATGCGGCGGTTGCCGGTGATGCGATCACGCTGGTTCTCGACCGGCCGGTCGACGTGGCGCGGGGCGACATGATTGCATCGATCGATGCGGCGCCATCCGTCGGGCGAGCTTTTGAGGCCAAGCTGGTGGCTTTGTCAGCCACGCCCATCGTTGCCGGTAAACGATACTGGCTGAAATCCTCCAGCCGCCGCCAGAGGGTCCGGGTGCGACCCAAAAGCCGGCTGGATCTTCATACCGGTCTTTGGGACGAGGCGGAGAGCCTGCCGCTCAACGCCATCGGTACGGTGCATCTCGACTTTGACGAAGATGCGATGTTCGATGCCTACGAGACGAACCGCAACACAGGCGCCTTCATCCTGATCGACGCGGAGACCAACAACACGGTTGCCGGCGGCATGATCGTCGAACGTCGTATCGATGTCGGCGGCATTTCCGGCGGTTCCGACCGGGATCATGTCGTACTCTCCATGCCGGCAGACGTGGCCGACAGGCTGATGGCCGGTGACCTCTTCAACAGACTTCGCGATCAAATCGATGTTCGCCGGACCGGGGCTGCAAAGGCGGCCACTGCCTTGCACGATCTGGACTGA
- a CDS encoding mechanosensitive ion channel family protein codes for MDNLISQLGAFGPLLFSAGKALLFLIAGYLVAGIVSRTIRKRVLASPRLDDTLGTFFASIAKWLIMAVTVIAVLQVFGFQATSLVAVLGAATLAIGLALQGTLQDIAAGVMIIIFRPFKLEQYVDIDGTSGTVKAINLFITELVTPDNVQIIIPNGKVWGSIITNYSAHDTRRVDVTYGIDYGDDADKAMAIIIKCAKADERVLKDPEPWVRVVNLGDSSVDIGMRIWCKAADYWDLKFAMTQTVKEAFDKDGISIPYPHQVEIHKEG; via the coding sequence ATGGATAATCTGATCTCGCAGCTCGGCGCCTTCGGGCCGCTTCTTTTCAGCGCCGGCAAGGCGCTGCTCTTCCTGATTGCCGGTTATCTCGTCGCCGGCATCGTATCGCGGACGATCCGCAAGCGCGTGCTGGCCAGCCCCAGGCTGGACGATACGCTCGGCACCTTCTTCGCATCGATCGCCAAATGGCTGATTATGGCGGTGACGGTGATCGCCGTCCTGCAGGTATTCGGCTTTCAGGCGACCAGCCTTGTTGCCGTGCTTGGTGCCGCGACCCTTGCCATCGGCCTTGCACTGCAGGGCACGCTGCAGGATATTGCCGCCGGTGTGATGATCATCATCTTCCGGCCCTTCAAGCTGGAACAATATGTGGATATCGACGGTACCTCAGGCACCGTGAAGGCGATCAACCTCTTTATCACCGAACTGGTGACGCCCGACAATGTGCAGATCATCATTCCGAACGGGAAGGTCTGGGGATCGATCATCACCAATTACTCGGCCCATGACACGCGGCGGGTCGATGTCACCTACGGGATCGACTACGGCGACGATGCCGACAAGGCGATGGCGATTATCATCAAATGCGCCAAGGCTGACGAGCGGGTTCTGAAGGATCCGGAACCCTGGGTCCGGGTTGTCAATCTGGGTGATTCCTCGGTCGATATCGGCATGCGTATCTGGTGCAAGGCTGCTGACTACTGGGACCTGAAATTCGCCATGACGCAGACGGTCAAGGAAGCCTTCGACAAGGACGGCATCTCGATCCCCTATCCGCACCAGGTGGAAATCCACAAAGAGGGCTGA
- a CDS encoding DUF2849 domain-containing protein, giving the protein MMKKVLTANRLKDGIAVWLGANGQWLENIDTALIARHQEAADALADAGKSAFNDNLVVDVDLIDVEEIEGEIYPIRLRERIRAAGPTIRADLGKQADFKQATAA; this is encoded by the coding sequence GTGATGAAAAAGGTACTGACCGCCAATCGCCTGAAAGACGGCATCGCCGTGTGGCTTGGAGCCAATGGTCAATGGCTTGAGAACATCGACACTGCCTTGATCGCCCGTCATCAGGAAGCCGCGGACGCGCTTGCCGATGCGGGCAAGTCCGCCTTCAACGACAACCTTGTTGTCGATGTCGATCTCATCGATGTCGAGGAGATCGAAGGCGAGATCTACCCTATCCGCCTGCGAGAGCGCATCCGTGCCGCCGGCCCCACGATCCGCGCAGATCTCGGCAAACAGGCCGATTTCAAGCAGGCCACGGCCGCTTGA
- a CDS encoding agmatinase family protein, protein MKDIFANGFERERRVLGSRSSTPPEKHHHPDFDKLQLRGWKAAEKEGTLPTKAWEKEKQWALRMGLTGSDCLEDKSIPTFARGELPHYAGINTFLKAPYIEDVTQVGAYDAAVIGIPFDGGTTYRPGTRFGPQGVRKISALYTPYNYEMGVDLREEMTLCDVGDVFTIPANIEKTFDQITRAVSHVVSSGALPIMIGGDHSIGFPCVRGIAECTSKRIGIVHFDRHIDIQEKDLDERMHTTPWFHATDLVNVPAVNLVQIGIGGWQVPREGVEIARKRNTNIFTMRDVEELGLPETAARALELAWKDADAVYISFDIDSVDCGFVPGTGWPEPGGFLPREALELVSLVAAEGICGLEVVEVSPPYDTSDITALLATRVIVDVLGTLVSHGKMGAHRAIIDKPVSIPAGPDVE, encoded by the coding sequence ATGAAAGACATCTTCGCCAACGGGTTTGAACGGGAGCGCCGGGTCCTTGGGTCACGGTCCTCAACGCCGCCCGAAAAACACCATCACCCCGATTTCGACAAGCTGCAACTGCGCGGCTGGAAGGCGGCGGAAAAGGAAGGAACACTGCCGACAAAGGCCTGGGAAAAGGAAAAACAGTGGGCTTTGCGCATGGGCCTGACGGGCTCCGACTGTCTGGAAGACAAGTCCATACCGACCTTCGCGCGTGGCGAACTGCCGCATTATGCCGGCATCAACACCTTCCTCAAGGCGCCCTACATTGAAGATGTCACGCAGGTTGGTGCCTATGACGCCGCGGTGATTGGCATTCCCTTTGACGGCGGAACCACCTACCGCCCCGGCACCCGCTTCGGACCCCAGGGCGTGCGCAAGATATCGGCGCTTTACACCCCCTATAATTACGAGATGGGCGTCGACCTGCGTGAAGAAATGACCCTGTGCGATGTGGGCGATGTCTTCACCATTCCCGCCAATATCGAAAAGACTTTCGACCAGATCACCCGCGCGGTAAGCCATGTCGTTTCGTCCGGTGCTTTGCCGATCATGATCGGCGGCGACCATTCCATCGGCTTTCCCTGCGTGCGCGGCATTGCCGAATGCACCTCCAAGCGGATCGGCATCGTCCATTTCGACCGCCATATCGACATCCAGGAAAAGGATCTCGATGAGCGCATGCATACGACGCCCTGGTTCCACGCAACCGACCTCGTCAACGTGCCCGCCGTCAATCTCGTCCAGATCGGCATTGGCGGATGGCAGGTGCCGCGCGAGGGGGTGGAGATCGCCCGCAAGCGCAACACCAATATCTTCACCATGCGCGATGTCGAGGAGCTGGGCCTGCCGGAGACTGCGGCCCGAGCCCTGGAGCTTGCCTGGAAGGATGCGGACGCGGTTTATATTTCCTTCGATATCGACAGCGTCGATTGTGGCTTTGTCCCCGGCACCGGCTGGCCGGAACCGGGCGGCTTCCTGCCGCGCGAAGCGCTGGAGTTGGTATCGCTGGTTGCGGCAGAAGGTATTTGCGGGCTTGAGGTGGTCGAGGTGTCCCCTCCCTATGATACGTCGGACATCACCGCCCTCTTGGCGACCCGTGTGATTGTCGATGTGCTTGGCACACTTGTCTCACACGGCAAGATGGGCGCGCACCGGGCCATCATCGACAAGCCCGTGTCTATTCCGGCCGGCCCGGATGTGGAGTGA
- a CDS encoding DUF934 domain-containing protein → MSEMKIWKETGFVTDDPWQVAGEDQSADANAKLLLPLAQYLELDDTDRRPESTGVILEPADEVSQLEPFLDRLALIAVTFPVFNDGRAYSQGSLLRERLGFDGELRAMGDVLIDQVPLMLRCGIDSFAVTNGTAIKRLSEGHLPGIDSYYQPAAVPSRSTGSYAWRSIGA, encoded by the coding sequence ATGAGCGAAATGAAAATCTGGAAAGAAACCGGTTTTGTAACGGACGATCCCTGGCAGGTTGCCGGGGAGGACCAGAGCGCCGACGCAAATGCCAAACTGCTTCTGCCGCTGGCGCAGTATCTGGAACTGGACGATACCGACCGCCGGCCGGAAAGCACCGGCGTTATTCTCGAGCCGGCGGACGAAGTCAGCCAGCTTGAACCCTTTCTGGATCGGCTGGCGCTGATCGCCGTCACATTCCCGGTCTTCAATGACGGACGTGCCTATTCGCAGGGCTCGCTGCTGCGCGAACGCCTTGGCTTCGATGGCGAGCTTCGCGCCATGGGCGATGTGCTGATCGATCAGGTTCCGCTGATGCTGCGCTGTGGCATCGACAGCTTTGCAGTTACCAACGGGACGGCCATTAAGCGCCTTTCCGAGGGCCACCTGCCCGGCATCGACAGCTACTACCAGCCGGCTGCCGTGCCGTCGCGCTCCACCGGCTCCTATGCCTGGCGCAGCATTGGCGCATAA
- a CDS encoding ABC transporter ATP-binding protein: MSAPPKIVVRNVSKVYDGTPVLERLNLNVEAGTFCTVVGASGCGKSTFLRMLLSQELPTRGHIEIDGNDLPDEPTPDRGIVFQRYSVFPHLTVEDNLILAGEFGASKLLGRTFGAARSKARDAVRETLEKIGLTPARRKYPAQLSGGMQQRLAIAQALIKRPKVLLLDEPFGALDPGIRVDMHDLLLGLWEEMSMTVFMVTHDINEAFKLGTRLLVFDKIRHDPQAPDAYGATITYDLLLTRSGQEPSPETLEELKRAGHMHPQE, encoded by the coding sequence GTGAGTGCGCCACCCAAAATCGTCGTGCGCAACGTGTCGAAAGTCTACGACGGCACGCCCGTGCTGGAGCGTCTGAACCTCAATGTCGAGGCTGGTACCTTCTGCACCGTGGTCGGTGCATCCGGCTGCGGGAAATCAACATTCCTGCGCATGCTTCTGTCGCAGGAACTGCCGACACGCGGCCATATAGAGATCGACGGCAACGACCTGCCGGACGAGCCGACGCCCGATCGCGGCATCGTCTTCCAGCGCTATTCAGTGTTCCCGCATCTGACCGTTGAGGACAATCTGATTCTCGCGGGAGAATTCGGCGCGTCCAAACTGCTTGGCCGAACCTTCGGAGCTGCCCGAAGCAAGGCGCGCGACGCCGTCAGGGAAACGCTTGAAAAGATAGGTCTTACTCCAGCCCGCAGGAAATACCCGGCACAGCTGTCCGGCGGCATGCAGCAGCGCCTTGCCATCGCGCAGGCACTCATCAAGCGCCCTAAGGTCCTGCTGCTCGACGAACCGTTCGGCGCTCTCGATCCCGGCATTCGCGTGGACATGCACGACCTGCTTCTTGGCCTGTGGGAAGAAATGTCGATGACCGTCTTCATGGTCACCCATGACATCAACGAAGCCTTCAAACTGGGCACGCGCCTTCTCGTCTTCGACAAGATACGCCACGATCCGCAGGCGCCCGACGCCTACGGCGCAACCATCACCTACGACCTGCTATTGACGCGTTCCGGTCAGGAGCCTTCTCCTGAAACCCTGGAGGAGCTGAAACGCGCGGGCCACATGCATCCACAGGAGTAA
- a CDS encoding ABC transporter permease, producing the protein MALIFGILIGFIPHMRVTLAPYIATFSLIPPITILPILFITFGLGELSKVMLIVVGTAPVMMRSTAQAVMDIPRELVIKAETLGAGVVQMVSRLVLPQILPKLITAIRLGLVPAWIFLISAEAIASTSGLGYRIFLVRRYLAMDVILPYVLWITLLAFLIDRLLLMISKRAFPWHHLGGESL; encoded by the coding sequence TTGGCGCTCATCTTCGGGATCCTGATCGGCTTCATTCCCCATATGCGCGTCACGCTCGCGCCCTACATCGCGACCTTCTCGCTCATTCCGCCGATCACAATCCTGCCGATCCTTTTCATCACCTTCGGCCTTGGCGAACTCTCCAAGGTGATGCTTATCGTCGTCGGCACCGCGCCTGTTATGATGCGCTCGACCGCGCAGGCCGTGATGGACATTCCGCGTGAACTCGTGATCAAGGCCGAAACGCTCGGCGCCGGCGTCGTGCAGATGGTCTCACGCCTCGTGCTGCCGCAGATCCTGCCGAAACTGATCACCGCCATTCGGCTCGGTCTCGTGCCCGCCTGGATCTTCCTGATTTCCGCCGAAGCTATCGCCTCCACCTCAGGCCTCGGTTACCGCATATTCTTGGTGCGCCGCTATCTCGCGATGGACGTCATCCTGCCATACGTGCTGTGGATCACACTGCTGGCCTTCCTCATCGACCGCCTGCTACTGATGATTTCCAAGCGCGCCTTTCCCTGGCATCATCTGGGAGGTGAGAGCCTGTGA
- a CDS encoding phosphoadenylyl-sulfate reductase, with amino-acid sequence MQIGQATTGVPASEADYGALSLEERLTLLVETHDNAVFTTSLGMEDQVLTHALSRAAPEVRIVTLETGRLFEETVRLIERTEALFGVSIERFRPEEKRLGDYVARFGLNGFYESVEARHACCGVRKLEPLARALAGADLWITGLRRGQSSNRADVPFVVRDGDRGLLKANPLADWDIEAVRAYADQHDVPLNPLHAQGFPSIGCEPCTRAVKPGEDERAGRWWWENDAKRECGLHVAGQETPPQTAQ; translated from the coding sequence ATGCAAATCGGACAGGCCACGACCGGGGTGCCGGCAAGCGAAGCAGACTATGGTGCGCTCAGCCTTGAAGAACGCCTGACGCTGCTGGTGGAAACGCATGACAATGCGGTTTTCACGACAAGCCTTGGCATGGAAGACCAGGTGTTGACGCACGCGCTTTCAAGAGCCGCGCCCGAGGTGCGGATCGTAACACTGGAAACCGGCCGACTTTTCGAAGAGACGGTGCGGCTGATTGAACGAACTGAAGCGCTGTTCGGCGTTTCAATCGAGCGGTTCCGGCCCGAGGAGAAACGGCTTGGCGATTACGTGGCGCGTTTTGGTCTCAACGGCTTTTACGAAAGTGTCGAAGCGCGGCATGCCTGCTGCGGCGTGCGTAAGCTGGAGCCGTTGGCAAGAGCGCTTGCCGGGGCGGATTTGTGGATCACCGGGCTTCGCCGGGGGCAATCTTCCAACCGGGCCGATGTGCCGTTTGTCGTGCGTGACGGGGATCGCGGTCTGCTTAAGGCGAACCCCCTTGCCGACTGGGATATCGAAGCCGTCCGCGCCTATGCCGACCAGCACGATGTGCCGCTCAATCCGCTGCACGCCCAGGGCTTTCCGTCGATCGGCTGCGAGCCGTGCACACGGGCCGTCAAGCCCGGTGAGGACGAGCGCGCCGGCCGTTGGTGGTGGGAAAATGATGCCAAGCGCGAATGCGGTTTGCATGTCGCAGGGCAGGAGACACCGCCGCAAACGGCGCAATAG
- the cysD gene encoding sulfate adenylyltransferase subunit CysD: protein MSETKPPLDPNLKALESEAIHIFREVAAEFEKPVMLYSVGKDSSVLLHLARKAFHPGRIPFPLLHVNTGWKFSEMIAFRDRIVGDFDLDLISYTNPRGQLENITPFTHGSSAYTNIMKTEALRQALDAGGYDAAFGGARRDEEASRAKERIYSFRTPDHRWDPRNQRPELWSIYNGMIRKGESVRAFPLSNWTEVDIWRYIQAENIPIVPLYLAAERPVVERDGMLILAEDARLELLPGEITRRETIRFRTLGCFPLTGAIRSTATTLDDIIGELETATVSERQGRAIDRDEAGSMEKKKREGYF from the coding sequence ATGTCAGAGACAAAACCTCCCCTTGATCCGAACCTCAAGGCGCTTGAAAGCGAAGCCATCCATATCTTCCGTGAGGTGGCGGCCGAATTTGAAAAGCCCGTCATGCTCTATTCGGTGGGCAAGGATTCCTCGGTGCTTCTGCATCTCGCCCGTAAGGCGTTCCACCCGGGGAGGATCCCGTTTCCTTTGTTGCATGTGAATACGGGCTGGAAGTTTTCCGAGATGATCGCGTTTCGCGACCGAATTGTCGGGGATTTTGATCTCGACCTGATATCCTACACCAATCCGCGCGGTCAGCTTGAGAACATCACGCCTTTCACGCACGGTTCGTCCGCCTACACCAACATCATGAAGACCGAGGCATTGCGCCAGGCGCTTGATGCCGGCGGCTATGACGCGGCCTTTGGCGGCGCACGGCGCGATGAAGAGGCCTCACGGGCAAAGGAGCGGATCTATTCCTTCCGCACGCCCGATCATCGCTGGGACCCGCGCAACCAGCGCCCCGAACTCTGGTCGATATACAACGGCATGATCCGCAAAGGCGAGAGCGTGCGAGCCTTTCCCCTGTCCAACTGGACCGAAGTCGATATCTGGCGCTACATCCAGGCCGAAAACATCCCCATCGTTCCGCTTTACCTTGCCGCCGAACGGCCTGTTGTCGAACGGGACGGCATGCTCATTCTTGCGGAGGACGCGCGACTGGAACTGCTGCCGGGAGAAATCACCCGCAGGGAGACGATCCGCTTCCGCACACTTGGATGTTTTCCGCTCACCGGAGCGATCCGCTCAACGGCGACGACGCTTGACGACATTATCGGCGAACTGGAGACGGCGACCGTCTCGGAGCGACAGGGTCGTGCGATCGACCGTGACGAGGCCGGGTCCATGGAAAAGAAAAAACGCGAGGGTTACTTCTGA